AAGGAATCTGGGACTTCATTGATGATTTCACACCAGAACAGAAAAAGTCCAACTTTGACTTCTATGAACAATACACGGTCCATGAGTCAAGTCTGTCACCGGCGATTTATTCTGTATTGGCAGCCGACCTTCACTATGAAGACAAAGCGGTTGAACTTTATGAACGAACAGCACGACTTGATCTGGACAACTACAACAACGATACCGTTGATGGCCTGCACATTACGGCGATGACCGGCGGCTGGATTGCGGTGGTCCAAGGATTCGCTGGGATGCGGGTTCGCGACGGCAAGTTGCATTACGCACCATTCCTGCCGAAGAAATGGTCACACTATTCATTTAGACAAGTCTTCCGTGATCGTTTAATTGAAGTCGACGTTGATCAGGATGGTTCCCACTTCAAGTTAATTGATGGCGAACCAATTACGATTGATGTTGCCGGTAAGCCTGTTGAATTGAGTAAGTAATAAGCATGATGATGAGCGAGGAATCGCTCATTTGCTGTATAGCAGGAAAGGATATCATGAAAGTAGTAGAGAAGGATTTTGGGCAATTACCTGACGGAAAAGTCGTGACGGCGTTTACCCTAGAAAATATCAAGCACACACAGATTACTGCAATTTCATACGGGGCAACTTGGCAATCGTTTTCCGTTGAACGTGATGGTGTCAAACAAGAATTGTTAGTCCAATTTGATGATTTAGCCGCGTATTTAGATAATCCATTCCATTTTGGAAATACAATTGGTCGTGTTGGTGGTCGTCTATCAAAAACTGATTATGATATTAATGGGGCACATTTTACATTAACGCCAAATGATCATGGCAATGTTTTACACTCTGGCATTAATGGCTTTGATGCGGTTAATTGGCACGGTGAAGCAAGAAATTTGGGTACAGCGGCGGAAATTAATTTCACACGTACTTTTGATGATGAATTCGCCGGACAATTAGCTGCCCAAGTGACCTATCGATTGGACGATGAAGATCGTTTAGACATTATATTTAGTGGCGTTTCAACCGAGAATACATTGTTCAATCCAATGACGCATGTCTACTTTAATTTAGTTGGTAAGGATCAAGATATCAGTCAGCATAAATTACAAATTGCATCACGTCAACATCTTG
This genomic window from Lentilactobacillus buchneri contains:
- a CDS encoding aldose epimerase family protein, which gives rise to MKVVEKDFGQLPDGKVVTAFTLENIKHTQITAISYGATWQSFSVERDGVKQELLVQFDDLAAYLDNPFHFGNTIGRVGGRLSKTDYDINGAHFTLTPNDHGNVLHSGINGFDAVNWHGEARNLGTAAEINFTRTFDDEFAGQLAAQVTYRLDDEDRLDIIFSGVSTENTLFNPMTHVYFNLVGKDQDISQHKLQIASRQHLEVDNHMIPTGNVIDNQNTKFDFAHLHALGQEHYDDAWVLDPSRQGEGVGLTSPDESLTLTVDSDRNGVVVFTANPDDSSDIKTALAIEMQTLPDAVNHEGFGDIVLPANETKTYTVTYQIKKSEDK